A single region of the Bos mutus isolate GX-2022 chromosome 17, NWIPB_WYAK_1.1, whole genome shotgun sequence genome encodes:
- the GNAZ gene encoding guanine nucleotide-binding protein G(z) subunit alpha encodes MGCRQSSEEKEAARRSRRIDRHLRSESQRQRREIKLLLLGTSNSGKSTVVKQMKILHSGGFNLEACREYKPLIVYNAIDSLTRIVRALAALKIDFHNPDRAYDAVQLFALTGPAESKGEITPELLGVMRRLWADPGAQACFGRSSEYHLEDNAAYYLNDLERIAAPDYVPTVEDILRSRDMTTGIVENKFTFKELTFKMVDVGGQRSERKKWIHCFEGVTAIIFCVELSGYDLKLYEDNQTSRMAESLRLFDSICNNNWFVSTSLILFLNKKDLLAQKIRRIPLTVCFPEYSGQNTYEEAAVYIQRQFEDLNRNKETKEIYSHFTCATDTGNIQFVFDAVTDVIIQNNLKYIGLC; translated from the exons ATGGGATGCCGGCAAAGCTCAGAGGAGAAAGAGGCGGCCCGGCGGTCGCGGCGCATCGACCGCCACCTGCGCTCGGAGAGCCAGCGGCAGCGGCGCGagatcaagctgctgctgctgggcacCAGCAACTCGGGCAAGAGCACCGTGGTGAAGCAGATGAAGATCCTGCACAGCGGCGGCTTCAACCTGGAGGCCTGCCGCGAGTACAAGCCGCTCATCGTCTACAACGCCATCGACTCGCTGACGCGCATCGTGCGCGCCCTGGCCGCGCTCAAGATCGACTTCCACAACCCCGACCGCGCCTACGACGCCGTGCAGCTGTTCGCGCTCACGGGCCCGGCCGAGAGCAAGGGCGAGATCACGCCCGAGCTGCTGGGCGTCATGCGGCGGCTGTGGGCCGACCCCGGCGCGCAGGCCTGCTTCGGCCGCTCCAGCGAGTACCACCTGGAGGACAACGCGGCGTACTACTTGAACGACCTGGAGCGCATCGCCGCGCCCGACTACGTGCCCACCGTGGAGGACATCCTGCGCTCCCGGGACATGACCACGGGCATCGTGGAGAACAAGTTCACCTTCAAGGAGCTCACCTTCAAGATGGTGGACGTGGGCGGCCAGCGGTCGGAGCGCAAAAAGTGGATCCACTGCTTCGAGGGCGTCACCGCGATCATCTTCTGCGTGGAGCTCAGCGGCTACGACCTGAAGCTCTACGAGGACAACCAGACG agcCGGATGGCCGAGAGCCTGCGCCTCTTCGACTCCATCTGCAACAACAACTGGTTCGTCAGCACGTCCCTCATCCTCTTCCTGAACAAGAAGGACCTGCTGGCACAGAAGATCCGCCGCATCCCGCTGACCGTGTGCTTCCCCGAGTACAGCGGCCAGAACACCTACGAGGAGGCCGCCGTCTACATCCAGCGGCAGTTCGAGGACCTGAACCGCAACAAGGAGACCAAGGAGATCTACTCGCACTTCACCTGCGCCACCGACACCGGCAACATCCAGTTCGTGTTCGACGCCGTGACCGACGTCATCATCCAGAACAACCTCAAGTACATCGGCCTCTGCTGA